A region of the Microbacterium sp. SL75 genome:
CCCCACGGGCGACCGAACGAGACGAACGGCAGCCCGCGGTCCACGAGCCAGCCGGTGCGGGGGTCGCCGTGGAAGGTTCCGGTCACCACCACGGCATCCACCTCTCCCCCCTCGAGAAGGTCGCCGAGGCGGGCGATCTCTTCTTCGGGCGTGCGCGCGGCGTAGAGCAAGACGCGCATGTCACGTTCTCCCGCACGTTCGGTGAGGGCGTGCACGAAGCGGTCCAGGACGACGCCTGAGATACCACCGGCGTAGGGATCGAGATGGATGCCGATGGTCGAGCTGCGTCGCGTGCGAAGCCGACGGGCGGCGGCGTGCGGCCGATAGCCGAGCTCGGCGATCGCCGCCTCGACCCTCAGGCGCGTCGCTTCGCGGACGATATCCGGCGTGTTGACGACGTTCGAGACGGTCTGCCGGGAGACCCCCGCGACACGCGCGACGTCGTCGACGGTGGGCGCCTTCGCCATGTCTGCCCTCCCCCTCAGTCCGCTCCGGAGAGATCCGACCGGGCCGCCACGAGTCCGGCCAGATCGTCAGCCTAGGACGCCGGGCACCCTCTTGACAGCCAGGCCCACCGTTCTTTACCGTTGTCAAACCGTCATTTGAACGTTCAAAAGATGGCCCTCCGAGCACCTGCGGAGGGGTCGCATGCCTCATCGAAGGAGAGAGACAATGACACGGCACACCCCCAACCGCCGGGCGCGAACCTGGCTCGGAGCCGGCGCACTGCTGACCACCGGCGCCCTGGCCCTGACGGCCTGCGGGTCGGGCTTCAACGACACCCCCGGCGAAGGTCAGGCCTCCGGCGGCGGCACGCTCAGGCTCCTCATCGGCTCGTCGGGCGACGCCGAGACGAAGGCCGTCACCGACGCCGTCGCCGCCTGGAGCGAGCAGTCGGGCGTGCAGGCCGAGGTCCAGACCGCCAACGACCTCCCCCAGCAACTCTCTCAGGGCTTCGCGGCCGGGTCTCCGCCCGACCTCTTCTACCTCGCCCCCGAGGCCCTCGCCGGCTACGCCGCAAACGGCTCGATCGCCGCCTACGGCGACGACCTGGCGAACAAGGACGATTTCTATCCATCGCTCGTCGACAACTTCACCGTCGACGGGAAGTTCTACTGCGCACCCAAGGATTTCTCGACCCTGGCCCTCATCATCAACACCGACCTCTGGTCGGCGGCAGGGCTGACGGATGCCGATGTCCCCACGACCTGGGACCAGTTGGCATCCGTCGCCCAGAAGCTCACCACCGACGGCCGCGTGGGCCTGGCGTTCGGCGCCGAGTACCAGCGCATCGGAGCCTTCATGGCCGAGGCCGGCGGCGGACTCGTCACCGACGGCAAGGCCACGGCGGACAGCTCCGCGAACGTCGAGGCGCTGAATTACGTCAAGACGCACCTGAATGACGGCACGTTCGCGTTCGCGTCCGACGTGGGCGCCGGGTGGGGCGGCGAGGCGTTCGGCACCCAGAAGGCCGCGATGGTCATCGAAGGCAACTGGATCACCGGCGCCATGTCGGCCGATTACCCGGGCGTGAAGTATCAGGTCGCCGAACTGCCCGCGGGTCCCGGTGGCAAGGGAACGCTGCAGTTCACCAACTGCTGGGGCATGGCCGCCGACAGCGGCAACCAGGATCAAGCGCGCTCGCTCGTCGAGTACTTGACCTCCACCGACCAGCAGCTGGCGTTCTCGAAAGCCTTCGGCCCGATGCCCTCGATCCAGTCGGCCGCCGACGCGTGGAGCGCGGCGAACCCCGACCTCACGGCGTTCCTCTCCGGTGCCGAGAACGCGCAGTTCCCGCCGAACATGGCCGGCGCCGCCGACGTCATCACCGACTTCAACGCCCAGCTGGAGTCGCTGAAGACGGGTGACCCGCAGGCGCTGCTGCAGACGGCGCAATCCAACCTCGAGGCCATCACGAAGTAGCCATGAGTGCTCTCACCTCAGCGCCGCGTCGCGCCGGATCCTCCTCCCCGGGAATCCGGCGCGGCGAGGCCGCCGCCGGCTGGCTGTTCACCGCCCCCGTGCTGATCATCCTGGGCGTGTTCCTGCTCGTCCCCGTGCTCATGGCGCTGTGGGTGAGCTTCTCTGACTGGACCGGGCGCGGCAGCCCCTTCTCGCCCAACGTCGGCTTCGTCGGTCTCGACAACTACGCCGCCGTCACCACAGGCGGCGGTCTCGCCGAGCGCGACTTCGGCACGGCGCTGCGCAACAACGCCTGGTACGTGCTGCTGGTCGTCCCCCTTCAGACGGCGCTGTCACTGTTTCTCGCGGTGCTGGTCAACCGCGCGATCCTCCGCGGCCGGGGGCTCTTCCGCACGGCCTTCTACTTCCCCTCGGTCACGAGCTCGGTGGCCATCACCGTGCTGTGGCTCTTCCTCTTCTCGGCATCCGGAGCCGTCAACGAAGTACTGTCGTGGCTCGGCATCAATGGACCGAACTGGTTCAGCGATCCCTCGGGCGTCGTGCACAACCTGCTCGGCGCCGTGGGGGTGACCAGCGGCCCCGCGTTTCTGACCGGCAATACGCTGCTCGGCGTCTCGTGGTGGGACTGGCTCGCCGGTCCGTCTGTCGCGATGTCGGCGTTCATCCTCATGGCGGTCTTCACCACCTCGGGCACGTTCATGCTGTTGTTCATCGCGGGCCTGCAGAACATCGGTGCCGATGTGCAGGAGGCCGCCATGATGGACGGCGCGAACGGCTGGCAGCGGTTCTGGCGCGTCACCCTTCCGCAGCTCAAGCCCGTGCTGTTCACGGTGCTGACCCTCGGCCTCATCGGCACCTGGCAGGTGTTCGACCAGATCTACACGGGCACCCAGGGCGGCCCGGGCAAGACGACACTCACCCCCGCCTACCTCAGCTACTCCTCGGCGTTCCTGTCGCAGCAGTGGGGCCAGGGCGCGGCGATCGCTTTCGTGCTGTTCGTGATCATCGTGGCGCTGACGATCCTGCAGCGGTTCGTGCTGCGCGATCGTCCCGTGTCGAAGCGGCGCCTCCGCCAATACGACGTGCACACGAAAGCAGCCCGACGATGACCGCGACCGCATCCCCACAGACCACGGTCCTCGCCGAACAGCGCCTCGGCGGACCCGAGAAGCCGACGAAGCACCGCATGTCGCGCAAAGCCCTCGGCTGGCAGATCGGCCTCTACGCCCTTCTGGTCGTGCTCGCCGTCATCTACATCTACCCCTTCCTCGTACAGGTGGCGACGTCGTTCAAGACGGATGCCTCGGCGGCGGCCGACCCGATCTCGCTCGCGCCGCAGGCTTTCACGTGGGCGGCGTACGAACGGTTGTTCCTCAACTCCGACTTCCCTGTATGGTTCGGCAATTCCGTCGTGGTCACCGTCTTCGTCACCGCGGGGCGCGTGTT
Encoded here:
- a CDS encoding sugar ABC transporter substrate-binding protein; its protein translation is MTRHTPNRRARTWLGAGALLTTGALALTACGSGFNDTPGEGQASGGGTLRLLIGSSGDAETKAVTDAVAAWSEQSGVQAEVQTANDLPQQLSQGFAAGSPPDLFYLAPEALAGYAANGSIAAYGDDLANKDDFYPSLVDNFTVDGKFYCAPKDFSTLALIINTDLWSAAGLTDADVPTTWDQLASVAQKLTTDGRVGLAFGAEYQRIGAFMAEAGGGLVTDGKATADSSANVEALNYVKTHLNDGTFAFASDVGAGWGGEAFGTQKAAMVIEGNWITGAMSADYPGVKYQVAELPAGPGGKGTLQFTNCWGMAADSGNQDQARSLVEYLTSTDQQLAFSKAFGPMPSIQSAADAWSAANPDLTAFLSGAENAQFPPNMAGAADVITDFNAQLESLKTGDPQALLQTAQSNLEAITK
- a CDS encoding carbohydrate ABC transporter permease, whose product is MSALTSAPRRAGSSSPGIRRGEAAAGWLFTAPVLIILGVFLLVPVLMALWVSFSDWTGRGSPFSPNVGFVGLDNYAAVTTGGGLAERDFGTALRNNAWYVLLVVPLQTALSLFLAVLVNRAILRGRGLFRTAFYFPSVTSSVAITVLWLFLFSASGAVNEVLSWLGINGPNWFSDPSGVVHNLLGAVGVTSGPAFLTGNTLLGVSWWDWLAGPSVAMSAFILMAVFTTSGTFMLLFIAGLQNIGADVQEAAMMDGANGWQRFWRVTLPQLKPVLFTVLTLGLIGTWQVFDQIYTGTQGGPGKTTLTPAYLSYSSAFLSQQWGQGAAIAFVLFVIIVALTILQRFVLRDRPVSKRRLRQYDVHTKAARR